One genomic window of Kosmotoga olearia TBF 19.5.1 includes the following:
- the pyk gene encoding pyruvate kinase yields MRKTKIVCTVGPATENPDMLKKLIEAGMNVVRLNTSHDDLEHHRRRIRTVKKIREELAVPITILLDLAGPKIRTGDFSSDTVVLKKGDLFTLTTEDIVGDDKRVSVSYKKLPSEVNSGDFILVNDGKIKLKVVETNETEIKTTVVNGGEITHRRGINVPGIDLGIEALTLKDKEFIKLGIEEGVDYFALSFVRKPEDVIEAKKIISSFGGSIPIISKIETVQALKRIESIAEVSDGLMVARGDLGVEIPVEEVPIAQKKIIRAGNKNRIPVITATQMLESMIENPVPTRAETTDISNAIIDGTDAVMLSAETSVGKYPIEAVSVMHKTALSTEKYIRAHPYLLQWTREDVVTDDHTDAICRAAWDISETLKIKLIVSSTYTGHTAINVSGFRPRSHILAVTPNKNTYHRLGMVWGVTPMLLELGSTIDEMVKIASEKARKLDLLDPGDNFIITAGVPLGKANTTNMLKLERA; encoded by the coding sequence ATGAGGAAGACGAAAATAGTTTGTACTGTTGGGCCGGCAACAGAAAATCCCGATATGTTAAAAAAACTCATAGAAGCTGGCATGAATGTGGTGAGATTAAACACTTCGCATGATGATTTAGAACATCATCGTCGGAGAATTAGAACAGTTAAGAAAATTCGTGAAGAACTTGCTGTGCCTATCACTATATTACTTGACCTTGCCGGCCCAAAGATAAGGACGGGAGACTTTTCTTCAGATACGGTTGTTCTTAAGAAAGGAGACCTATTCACTCTCACGACAGAGGATATTGTTGGTGATGATAAGCGAGTGAGTGTAAGTTACAAAAAACTACCATCTGAAGTTAATTCTGGAGACTTCATCCTCGTAAACGACGGAAAAATAAAGTTGAAGGTTGTAGAAACGAACGAGACAGAGATAAAAACCACCGTCGTTAACGGTGGGGAAATAACGCACCGTAGAGGAATAAACGTTCCTGGAATCGATCTTGGAATAGAAGCTCTTACTTTAAAGGATAAGGAATTTATAAAGTTGGGCATCGAAGAAGGCGTAGACTACTTTGCACTGTCTTTTGTCAGGAAACCCGAGGATGTTATCGAAGCTAAGAAGATCATTTCAAGCTTTGGTGGCAGCATTCCGATAATTTCGAAAATAGAAACAGTGCAGGCTCTAAAAAGAATAGAGTCTATCGCTGAGGTCTCAGATGGTCTTATGGTAGCTCGGGGTGATCTTGGTGTCGAAATTCCTGTGGAAGAAGTTCCAATAGCTCAAAAAAAGATAATACGCGCAGGAAATAAAAATAGAATCCCGGTAATAACAGCTACTCAAATGCTTGAATCAATGATAGAAAACCCTGTTCCTACAAGAGCAGAGACCACGGACATCTCCAATGCAATAATCGATGGAACCGATGCGGTGATGCTCTCAGCCGAAACCTCTGTTGGCAAATATCCTATCGAAGCAGTGAGTGTAATGCATAAAACCGCATTGTCCACAGAAAAGTATATTCGTGCCCACCCCTATCTTCTCCAATGGACTCGCGAAGATGTTGTCACCGACGACCATACGGACGCTATATGCCGCGCGGCGTGGGATATAAGCGAAACATTAAAAATAAAGCTTATCGTTTCGTCTACCTATACAGGGCACACGGCAATAAACGTTTCCGGTTTCAGACCACGTTCGCACATTCTGGCAGTTACCCCAAACAAGAATACGTACCACCGCCTTGGAATGGTCTGGGGTGTAACACCCATGCTATTAGAGCTCGGTTCAACGATAGACGAAATGGTGAAGATTGCCAGTGAAAAGGCCAGAAAGCTCGACCTTCTTGATCCGGGAGATAATTTCATAATCACTGCTGGTGTTCCACTTGGCAAGGCTAACACTACCAATATGTTGAAACTCGAAAGAGCTTAA
- the gcvPA gene encoding aminomethyl-transferring glycine dehydrogenase subunit GcvPA, producing MKERHSYIPHTPEEIKSMLETIGVPSIEELFSDVPKVFDFELALPKGSDEFSVYREMKSLAERNTNLEQLAVFRGGGIYHHYIPFVVQALASRSEFLTAYTPYQAEVSQGTLQALYEFQTMIVELTGMEVANSSMYDGATAVAEAALMAVRTNRKDKIIVAKNVHPEYREVIRTYCSGQNIKVEEVNFDKNSGNIDLETLKSKLTDDVSGVIVGYPNFFGVIEDLKIIRELLPEKVMFIVVANPIALSLLEAPGKLGADIVVGEGQPLGNPPNFGGPGFGFFATLEKYIRKMPGRIIGETKDTEGRTGYVMVLQTREQHIRRSKATSNICSNHAHNAVTAAIYMSVMGKEGLREVAEQSFAKAHSLKERLLKLEGVTEVFSGPFFHEFVISFNKDVEFINSELMKHKILGPLNLEKWYPEMKSCALFCTTEAVRNADIEFLLGRLEEIL from the coding sequence ATGAAAGAACGTCATTCTTACATTCCTCACACCCCGGAAGAAATAAAATCGATGTTAGAAACGATAGGAGTTCCCAGTATTGAGGAGCTTTTTTCAGATGTTCCGAAGGTTTTTGATTTTGAACTCGCTCTACCAAAAGGTTCGGATGAATTCAGTGTTTATCGTGAAATGAAATCTCTTGCCGAAAGAAATACAAATCTCGAACAACTGGCAGTGTTTCGTGGTGGTGGTATATATCATCATTACATTCCATTTGTAGTTCAAGCTCTCGCATCTCGAAGCGAATTTCTCACTGCTTACACGCCTTATCAGGCTGAGGTTTCCCAGGGGACCTTGCAAGCTCTTTACGAGTTCCAGACGATGATCGTTGAGCTTACAGGAATGGAAGTCGCCAATTCTTCTATGTATGATGGGGCAACAGCTGTCGCTGAAGCGGCTCTTATGGCCGTAAGGACAAATAGGAAAGATAAAATTATTGTTGCAAAAAATGTGCATCCTGAATATAGGGAAGTCATCAGAACCTATTGTTCTGGACAAAACATAAAGGTTGAAGAAGTCAACTTTGATAAAAACAGCGGGAATATCGACCTTGAAACACTCAAATCAAAACTCACAGATGATGTTTCCGGAGTAATTGTTGGTTATCCGAATTTTTTCGGAGTAATTGAGGATCTAAAAATTATTCGTGAGTTGCTTCCGGAAAAAGTTATGTTCATAGTTGTAGCTAATCCGATTGCACTATCACTTCTTGAGGCCCCTGGAAAGCTTGGTGCCGATATCGTTGTCGGTGAAGGTCAGCCACTGGGAAACCCTCCAAACTTCGGTGGCCCTGGTTTTGGTTTCTTTGCTACTTTGGAAAAATACATCCGAAAGATGCCAGGAAGAATCATTGGAGAGACAAAAGATACTGAAGGAAGAACAGGGTACGTTATGGTGCTTCAAACGAGGGAACAACATATCAGGAGAAGTAAAGCAACATCTAATATTTGTTCCAATCATGCCCACAATGCTGTTACTGCTGCCATATATATGAGTGTTATGGGAAAAGAAGGGCTTCGTGAGGTAGCTGAACAATCCTTCGCCAAAGCGCATTCGTTGAAAGAAAGATTACTGAAGCTCGAAGGAGTTACGGAGGTATTCAGTGGGCCATTCTTCCATGAATTCGTTATAAGTTTTAACAAAGATGTGGAATTTATTAATTCGGAACTCATGAAACATAAAATTCTCGGACCTTTGAATCTAGAGAAATGGTATCCAGAGATGAAAAGTTGTGCGCTTTTCTGCACCACGGAAGCTGTAAGAAATGCAGATATCGAGTTTCTTCTTGGACGTCTGGAGGAGATATTATGA
- a CDS encoding putative signal transducing protein yields MKKLKEAIQLYEAKLIKGILENEGIEVRLQPSDIAYTDTIYFGEGSITDVLVPDEMLEKAKNILKEYRGKEQ; encoded by the coding sequence ATGAAAAAGCTTAAAGAAGCTATTCAGCTCTATGAAGCAAAGCTGATCAAAGGCATTCTTGAAAATGAAGGAATTGAGGTGAGATTGCAACCTTCGGACATTGCATACACTGATACAATCTACTTTGGGGAAGGTTCAATCACGGATGTACTTGTACCCGATGAAATGTTGGAAAAAGCAAAGAATATTCTCAAAGAATATAGAGGAAAGGAGCAATAA
- the pfkA gene encoding 6-phosphofructokinase has protein sequence MKKIAVMTSGGDAPGMNAAIRAAVRTAVTENIEIVGIKRGYSGLLDEDFIEMSYASVGGIMEKGGTILRSSRCEEFQTTEGRKRAAEILKKYGIEALVVIGGEGSLTGAMLLSEENDIPVIGIPGTIDNDIAHTDMCIGVDTCLNTVIGNIQKLKDTASSHERAFIVEVMGRHSGYIALASGLATGAEAILIPEIPVDYDAIAEKLWNERKRGKINCIVVVAEGVASAYTVARHMEHRIGYETRITILGHVQRGGSPTAFDRILASRMGYEAIKALQEEDFGTMIALQSGKMVRIPLKKVLSEKKKIDEKLIEMSKILS, from the coding sequence ATAAAGAAAATTGCTGTAATGACAAGTGGTGGGGATGCCCCGGGAATGAACGCTGCGATAAGGGCGGCTGTGAGAACTGCCGTCACTGAAAACATAGAGATTGTGGGAATTAAAAGAGGGTACTCCGGGCTTTTAGACGAGGATTTCATAGAGATGAGCTACGCATCTGTTGGCGGGATTATGGAAAAGGGAGGTACAATTCTCAGGAGTTCCAGGTGCGAAGAGTTTCAAACCACTGAAGGCAGGAAGAGAGCGGCAGAAATATTGAAAAAATACGGTATAGAAGCATTGGTAGTAATAGGAGGAGAAGGGAGTCTCACCGGGGCCATGCTTCTTTCGGAAGAAAATGACATTCCCGTAATCGGCATCCCAGGGACGATAGACAACGATATAGCGCACACGGATATGTGTATCGGAGTAGATACCTGTTTGAATACCGTTATTGGCAACATTCAAAAACTCAAAGATACCGCTTCATCTCATGAAAGGGCCTTTATAGTAGAGGTTATGGGCAGGCATTCGGGTTATATCGCTCTTGCTTCCGGATTAGCAACGGGCGCGGAAGCAATACTGATCCCGGAAATCCCGGTAGATTATGATGCCATAGCGGAAAAACTCTGGAACGAAAGGAAACGCGGGAAAATAAATTGCATTGTCGTGGTTGCTGAAGGTGTGGCAAGTGCCTATACGGTCGCAAGGCATATGGAACATCGAATAGGCTATGAGACGAGAATAACCATTCTTGGACACGTCCAGCGTGGTGGCTCTCCGACTGCTTTTGACCGCATCCTTGCTTCAAGAATGGGTTACGAAGCGATAAAGGCGCTTCAGGAAGAAGACTTCGGCACAATGATTGCCCTCCAATCAGGAAAGATGGTAAGAATACCTTTGAAAAAGGTTCTTTCCGAGAAGAAAAAAATCGATGAAAAACTAATAGAAATGTCAAAAATCCTTTCGTAG
- the gcvT gene encoding glycine cleavage system aminomethyltransferase GcvT, with protein MEKLKRTPLYQEHLRLDAQMVDFAGWEMPVQYTSILDEHNTVRNIAGLFDVSHMGEIEITGPNALIFADYLVTNSVSGLKNGEICYTPMCNENGGVVDDLLVYRFSEDKILFVVNAANTDKDFEWVKKHSARFNVEVKNISSETAQLAFQGPRAEEFLQEIAQVKLSEIPFYHFTEGKVVGIDCIISRTGYTGEDGFELYTSPEGAVPLWRKILEIGAPYGVKPIGLGARDTLRFEACYMLYGNELNDEITPLEAGLKWTVKLDKDFIGKDKLLKQLENGLEYKLRGIELVEKGIPRHGYEVYADGEKIGWVSSGMLSPTLKKPVALAYLKKGYWKRGTEVEIKIRSKMVKAVVTKTPFYRGSVKSKG; from the coding sequence ATGGAAAAACTTAAAAGAACTCCTCTTTATCAAGAACATCTGCGACTGGACGCGCAAATGGTGGATTTTGCGGGCTGGGAAATGCCTGTGCAATATACCTCTATACTTGATGAGCATAACACGGTGAGGAACATAGCCGGGCTGTTCGATGTTTCTCACATGGGGGAGATTGAGATCACCGGACCAAACGCACTTATTTTTGCAGATTATCTTGTAACGAATTCCGTTTCCGGTTTAAAAAATGGCGAGATTTGTTACACACCCATGTGTAACGAAAACGGCGGCGTTGTAGACGACCTCCTTGTGTACAGGTTCTCTGAGGACAAGATCCTTTTCGTGGTTAATGCGGCAAATACAGACAAAGATTTTGAGTGGGTAAAAAAACACTCTGCCAGATTCAATGTCGAAGTCAAAAACATCTCTTCTGAAACAGCTCAGCTGGCCTTCCAAGGCCCCCGGGCGGAAGAATTTTTGCAGGAAATAGCACAGGTAAAACTCAGCGAAATTCCTTTCTATCATTTCACAGAAGGAAAGGTTGTTGGAATCGATTGTATCATCTCCAGAACAGGCTATACCGGAGAGGATGGGTTTGAGCTCTACACATCTCCTGAAGGGGCTGTTCCCCTCTGGCGAAAGATCCTTGAGATAGGTGCCCCCTATGGCGTTAAACCCATCGGGCTTGGAGCAAGAGATACATTGAGATTTGAAGCCTGTTATATGTTGTACGGTAATGAGCTCAACGACGAGATAACTCCTCTAGAGGCAGGCCTTAAATGGACAGTGAAGTTGGACAAAGATTTCATCGGAAAGGACAAACTTCTGAAGCAGTTGGAAAACGGCTTGGAATACAAGCTTCGCGGAATAGAGCTCGTTGAAAAAGGTATCCCGAGGCACGGTTACGAGGTGTACGCTGATGGAGAAAAAATTGGTTGGGTAAGCAGTGGAATGCTTTCGCCGACATTGAAAAAGCCAGTGGCCCTGGCCTATCTCAAGAAAGGATACTGGAAAAGAGGAACAGAAGTTGAGATTAAGATAAGGAGCAAGATGGTAAAAGCGGTTGTAACCAAAACACCATTTTATAGAGGTTCAGTAAAATCAAAAGGTTAA
- the groES gene encoding co-chaperone GroES, protein MKVIPLGERLLIKPIKEEKRTEGGIVLPDTAKEKPMKAEVIEIGKDVEDIDIKVGDKVIFSKYAGTEIKIDDEDYILIDQDDILAKVEE, encoded by the coding sequence ATGAAGGTTATTCCACTCGGAGAGAGACTTCTCATCAAGCCAATAAAGGAAGAGAAAAGAACAGAGGGCGGTATTGTTCTTCCCGATACTGCCAAAGAGAAACCGATGAAGGCAGAGGTTATTGAAATTGGTAAGGACGTCGAGGATATCGATATCAAAGTTGGCGATAAGGTTATATTTTCCAAATACGCCGGTACTGAGATCAAGATCGATGACGAAGACTATATATTGATTGATCAGGATGATATTCTTGCCAAAGTCGAAGAATGA
- the gcvH gene encoding glycine cleavage system protein GcvH encodes MKKFAKSHEWISIEGEIGTVGITNYAQEHLGDIVYVELPEIGKTVSKEEVVCTVESVKAASDIYAPVSGEIVEINEELDTTPELINQDAEGEGWLFKIKLSNSDELNELMDEEEYKAFCKEEE; translated from the coding sequence ATGAAAAAGTTTGCAAAGTCTCATGAATGGATTTCCATCGAAGGTGAAATTGGAACAGTAGGCATAACGAATTACGCCCAGGAACATCTCGGAGATATTGTTTATGTTGAACTTCCGGAAATTGGAAAAACTGTGAGTAAAGAAGAGGTTGTTTGTACGGTTGAATCTGTTAAGGCTGCAAGTGATATTTACGCTCCTGTATCCGGTGAAATTGTTGAAATCAATGAAGAACTTGACACGACACCAGAACTCATAAATCAGGATGCAGAAGGAGAAGGCTGGCTTTTTAAGATAAAGCTTTCAAATTCTGATGAACTCAACGAGCTCATGGACGAAGAGGAGTACAAGGCTTTTTGTAAAGAGGAGGAATGA